The following are encoded together in the Borreliella afzelii genome:
- a CDS encoding chromosome replication/partitioning protein: MNKKSVNLKINKRISENSLNYILDQSNENQRKEEFEQLITQLRNNIKSEIYNIIDTMKILKKINDKKLYVEGGYKSFKNFLSDFKLAKTQSYEYIRLATAVETGLLEENFITSNGIRASIRYVKNKTSGIIKKSKQNSIKPLRFQLKSQESYDFYKSNANFTNFMMNEIFENQKDFLNKLFKRYQDQKDNKKVL; this comes from the coding sequence ATGAATAAAAAAAGTGTTAATTTAAAAATTAACAAAAGAATTTCGGAAAATAGTTTAAATTATATTCTTGATCAAAGTAATGAAAATCAAAGAAAAGAAGAATTTGAACAATTGATTACACAATTAAGAAATAATATTAAATCAGAAATATATAATATTATTGATACTATGAAGATCCTTAAGAAAATAAATGACAAGAAGCTTTATGTAGAAGGAGGATATAAATCTTTTAAAAATTTTTTATCAGATTTTAAATTAGCAAAGACACAATCTTATGAATATATAAGGTTAGCCACAGCAGTTGAGACAGGGTTATTAGAAGAGAATTTTATAACTAGTAATGGAATAAGAGCCTCTATAAGATATGTTAAGAATAAAACAAGCGGAATAATAAAAAAATCAAAACAAAATTCAATAAAACCCCTAAGATTTCAGCTTAAAAGTCAAGAAAGTTATGATTTTTATAAAAGTAATGCTAACTTTACAAATTTTATGATGAATGAGATTTTTGAAAATCAAAAAGATTTTCTTAATAAACTTTTTAAAAGATATCAAGATCAAAAGGATAATAAGAAAGTTTTATAA
- a CDS encoding DUF226 domain-containing protein, translating to MESVLKSTQIEKTRIKCKNKNRFIKIEKQNGKTIYHTKIMMDIYKLGIDNKRNECRISLRTLFNQMKVEEVRLYSVKEGDQFLGIYYGYRKPIKNIFVKYETNGIIKSYGLSKAYYIEFRFKKGSVFCYFKGLLRLLKKEKSNTPYNIACIDMFTKLEKHVYEFYDKEYPEEGILIRWIEKNQK from the coding sequence ATGGAAAGCGTGCTTAAATCTACACAAATAGAAAAAACAAGAATTAAATGTAAAAATAAAAATCGTTTCATAAAGATCGAAAAACAAAATGGTAAAACCATATACCATACAAAAATAATGATGGACATTTACAAACTCGGAATTGATAATAAAAGAAATGAATGTCGTATATCATTGAGAACTTTATTTAATCAAATGAAAGTTGAAGAAGTTCGTTTATATTCTGTAAAAGAAGGAGATCAATTTCTAGGAATTTATTATGGTTATAGAAAACCAATAAAAAATATTTTTGTAAAATATGAAACAAATGGAATCATAAAATCATATGGATTATCAAAAGCATACTACATAGAATTTAGATTTAAAAAAGGAAGTGTTTTTTGCTATTTTAAGGGATTGCTTCGTTTGTTAAAAAAAGAAAAATCAAATACACCCTATAATATAGCATGTATTGATATGTTTACAAAATTAGAAAAACATGTATATGAATTTTATGATAAAGAATATCCAGAAGAAGGAATACTTATAAGATGGATAGAAAAAAACCAAAAATAA
- a CDS encoding ParA family protein → MDRKKPKIITIASLKGGVGKSTTSIILANLLAQKYKVLLIDIDDQAATTSYYYNELETKNFDVSKINIGNVIKDGMDINKSIINVDNNIALIPSYITVDELNGDYYYDNRHLSIEFSLKTKLNSIIDNYDYVIIDTNPKRNFTLKISLISSNYVISPMTAEKWAVEGFETLRRFIKEVAGIPVFITVTRFKKNVTHKQLMEIVSMKNGFLGCISEREDLNKRIGCNEKFDFTKDYIIEYKKILETFLGKL, encoded by the coding sequence ATGGATAGAAAAAAACCAAAAATAATAACCATTGCAAGCCTTAAAGGTGGTGTTGGGAAAAGTACAACCTCAATAATACTTGCAAATTTATTAGCACAGAAGTATAAAGTACTTTTAATAGATATAGATGATCAGGCTGCTACTACAAGCTATTATTATAATGAATTGGAAACAAAAAATTTTGATGTTTCTAAAATAAATATAGGAAATGTTATAAAAGATGGTATGGATATTAATAAAAGTATTATTAATGTTGATAATAATATAGCTTTGATACCTAGTTATATAACAGTTGATGAATTAAATGGAGATTATTATTATGATAACCGACACCTATCTATTGAATTTTCATTAAAGACAAAATTAAATTCTATAATAGATAACTATGATTATGTCATAATTGATACTAATCCCAAAAGGAATTTTACATTAAAGATTTCTCTAATTAGTAGCAACTATGTAATATCTCCAATGACAGCAGAAAAATGGGCAGTTGAAGGATTTGAAACATTGAGAAGGTTTATAAAAGAAGTGGCTGGAATACCGGTGTTTATTACTGTAACAAGATTTAAAAAAAATGTTACCCATAAACAATTAATGGAAATAGTAAGTATGAAAAATGGGTTTTTAGGATGTATAAGCGAAAGGGAAGATTTAAATAAAAGAATAGGGTGTAATGAAAAATTTGATTTTACAAAAGACTATATTATTGAATATAAAAAAATATTGGAAACTTTTTTAGGGAAATTATAA